TCCGGCACGATGGGCATTCTGCTGGAGAAACGCAATATGTATATTGACGACTCCTCAGGTCTTACGCCGACAGAAGTCCGTTCGCGCGCGCGGCGTATTTTCCGCGAACATGGCGGGTTAAGTCTGATTATGATCGACTACCTGCAATTGATGCGTGTGCCGTCGCTTTCTGATAACCGTACTCTGGAAATCGCCGAAATTTCTCGCTCGTTGAAAGCGCTGGCGAAGGAACTCCAGGTGCCGGTCGTGGCGCTATCGCAGCTTAACCGCTCCCTGGAACAACGCGCGGATAAACGTCCGGTGAACTCCGACCTGCGTGAATCCGGCTCTATTGAACAGGATGCCGACTTAATTATGTTTATCTACCGTGATGAGGTTTATCACGAGAACAGCGACTTAAAAGGCATTGCTGAAATTATTATTGGTAAGCAACGTAACGGTCCTATCGGTACGGTTCGTCTGACGTTCAATGGTCAGTGGTCGCGCTTCGATAACTATGCGGGACCGCAATACGATGATGAGTAACTCTCCGTCATTCTTTTAACAAGGAATTCAAATGCAAGCGGCAACAGTCGTCATTAACCGCCGCGCTCTGCGACACAACCTGCAACGTCTGCGTGAACTGGCGCCTGCCAGTAAGCTGGTTGCGGTGGTGAAAGCGAACGCTTATGGACACGGTCTTCTGGAGACCGCGCGAACGCTCCCTGATGCTGACGCTTTTGGCGTGGCGCGTCTTGAAGAGGCTCTACGTCTGCGAGCGGGCGGGATCACGCAGCCAATCCTGCTGCTGGAGGGTTTTTTCGACGCCGCCGATTTGCCGACCATTTCCGCGCAATGTCTGCATACCGCCGTACATAATCAAGAGCAGCTTGCCGCCCTGGAGGCGGTGGAGCTGGCGGAGCCGGTAACGGTCTGGATGAAGCTGGATACCGGTATGCATCGTCTCGGCGTGCGTCCCGAAGAGGCGGAGGCGTTCTACCAGCGTCTGACGCACTGTAAAAATGTACGCCAGCCGGTGAATATCGTCAGCCATTTTGCCCGTGCGGATGAGCCGGAATGCGGCGCTACCGAACATCAGCTCGACATTTTTAATGCCTTCTGTCAGGGTAAACCCGGTCAGCGCTCTATTGCCGCGTCTGGCGGTATCCTGCTGTGGCCGCAGTCTCACTTTGACTGGGCGCGTCCGGGCATCATTTTGTATGGCGTATCGCCGCTGGAGCACAAACCCTGGGGGCCGGATTTTGGTTTTCAGCCGGTGATGTCCTTAACCTCCAGTTTGATCGCGGTGCGTGACCACAAAGCGGGCGAACCGGTGGGCTACGGCGGGACATGGGTGAGTGAGCGCGACACGCGCCTGGGCGTGGTGGCGATGGGTTATGGCGATGGCTACCCACGAGCGGCGCCTTCCGGTACGCCAGTACTGGTCAATGGTCGTGAAGTTCCGATTGTCGGGCGGGTGGCGATGGATATGATTTGCGTAGATTTGGGGCCAAACGCGCAGGATAACGCGGGCGATCCGGTGGTCTTATGGGGTGAAGGTCTGCCGGTTGAACGTATCGCTGAAATGACAAAAGTAAGTGCTTACGAACTTATCACGCGCCTGACCTCAAGGGTGGCGATGAAGTATATTGATTAAATACGCGGCGGGCCGGGTGGCGCTTGCGCTTATCCGGCTTGTATCGCGCATTGGCTGTAGGCCGGATAAGACGTTCACGCCGTCATCCGGTAATATGCGCATCCACCACAACATCCTCTCGATCTTCTCGTCCTTCCGGTTTATTGTGTTATTTCCTGCCCTCTGTAAACCTGGAGAACCATCGCGTGTTTCAAAAAGTTGACGCCTATGCCGGCGATCCGATTCTTTCACTGATGGAGCGTTTTAAAGACGACTCCCGTCACGACAAAGTGAATCTGAGCATTGGCCTGTATTACAACGAAGACGGGATTATCCCACAGCTTAAAACGGTGGCCGAAGCCGAAGCCCGGCTTAACGCGCAGCCGCATGGCGCTTCGCTGTACCTGCCGATGGAAGGACTCAATACTTATCGCCATACTATCGCGCCTTTGCTCTTTGGCGCCGATCACCCGGTTCTTCAGCAACAGCGCGTGGCCACTATCCAGACATTAGGCGGCTCCGGCGCGCTGAAAGTAGGCGCGGATTTCCTGAAGCGTTATTTCCCCGACGCAGGCGTATGGGTGAGCGACCCCACCTGGGAAAACCATATTGCGATATTTGCCGGGGCAGGATTCGAAGTGAGTACTTACCCCTGGTATGACGACGCGACTAACGGCATCCGTTTTAACGATCTGCTGGCCACGCTGAATACGTTACCTGCGCGCAGTATCGTGTTGCTGCACCCCTGTTGTCACAACCCGACCGGGGCGGATTTAACGCCTTCGCAATGGGATGCGGTGATTGAAATAGTGAAAGCGCGCGATCTGATTCCGTTTCTTGATATTGCCTATCAGGGGTTTGGCGCAGGCATGGACGATGATGCGTACGTTATTCGCGCCATTGCCAGCGCTGGGTTACCTGCGTTAGTCAGTAATTCTTTTTCGAAGATTTTCTCGCTGTACGGCGAGCGCGTCGGCGGCCTGTCCGTGGTGTGTGAAGATGCTGAAATCGCCGCGCGGGTTCTGGGACAGCTAAAAGCGACGGTGCGCCGAATTTACTCCAGTCCGCCGTGTTTCGGCGCTCAGGTGGTCGCTACGGTCCTGGGCGATGAGGCGTTAAAAGCGGGCTGGCTGGCGGAAGTCGACGCGATGCGTAACCGCATTATATCGATGCGCCAGACGCTGGTGAAGGAGCTGAAGGCGGAGATGCCTGACCGCAACTTTGATTACTTGTTACAGCAGCGCGGTATGTTCAGCTATACCGGGTTAAGCGAGGAGCAGGTCGATCGGTTGCGCGATGAGTTTGGCGTTTACCTGATTGCCAGTGGCCGCATGTGTGTCGCCGGGCTTAATGCTTCAAATGTACACCGCGTGGCGAAGGCATTTGCCGCTGTCATGTAATATTCAGGCCGGACGGCGATAACAGTGCCCTCCGGCCTGACAATAGCTGTTGTGATCATCCTCTTTTTTCGTAACAAAACCGCAGATAATCCTTCCTTTTGACCGTTACTGGCGTTATGGTCAGATAGTTTTTTGAGCAAAGACTCATCTTAATAATTATAATATTTTGAATTTTAAGGGAAAACCATGAAAAAAATAACCCTGGCGCTGAGTGCCGTCTGTTTGTTGTTTACGCTAAACCATTCCGCGAATGCGTTAGTATCTTCCCCTTCGACGCTCAATCCGGGCACTAATGTTGCAAAACTCGCGGAACAAGCGCCTGTCCATTGGGTCTCTGTCGCCCAGATTGAAAACAGCCTCACCGGACGCCCGCCGATGGCGGTCGGCTTTGATATTGACGACACCGTGTTATTTTCCAGCCCCGGATTCTGGCGCGGAAAGAAAACCTACTCCCCGGACAGCGACGATTATCTGAAAAATCCGGCCTTTTGGGAAAAAATGAACAACGGCTGGGATGAGTTCAGTATTCCAAAAGAAGTGGCCCGACAGCTCATTGATATGCATGTTCGCCGTGGCGACAGTATTTACTTTGTCACTGGTCGTAGTCAGACGAAAACGGAAACCGTGTCGAAAACGCTGGCGGATAACTTCCATATTCCGGCGGCGAATATGAATCCGGTGATTTTCGCCGGCGATAAACCGGAACAAAATACGAAAGTACAGTGGCTGCAGGAGAAGAACATGCGTATCTTCTACGGCGATTCGGATAACGATATTACCGCGGCCCGTGATTGTGGTATCCGCGGTATTCGCATCCTGCGCGCGGCTAACTCCACCTACAAACCGCTGCCGCAGGCAGGAGCGTTTGGCGAGGAAGTCATTGTCAACTCGGAGTACTAAAAATCAGGAGAGCGACAGGCTCTCCTTTTTTGCATGATTTTTGCACAAACTTGCCCCGCTGGCTTTTACCTTTTCCAGACTTGCTGCACACTATTCAGGAGACGTTTGTTTTTAGGAAGGAGCAGCCTATGTGGTATCAGCGCACCATTACACTGAGCGAGAAGCCGCGCGGGTTTCATCTGATAACAGATGAAATTACCGATAAATTGTCTGGCTTACCGCCTGTCGAAACGGGTTTGCTGCATCTGTTGTTGCTACATACCTCGGCCTCGCTGACGTTAAACGAAAACTGCGATCCCACCGTGCGCGCTGATATGGAGCGCCATTTCCTGAAAACCGTTCCCGATAATGCGGCGTATGAACATGATTACGAAGGCGCGGATGACATGCCTTCGCATATTAAGTCGTCAGTATTGGGCGTCTCGTTGCTGCTGCCTGT
This DNA window, taken from Salmonella enterica subsp. enterica serovar Typhimurium str. LT2, encodes the following:
- the alr gene encoding biosynthetic alanine racemase 1 (alanine racemase, biosynthetic. (SW:ALR1_SALTY)); this translates as MQAATVVINRRALRHNLQRLRELAPASKLVAVVKANAYGHGLLETARTLPDADAFGVARLEEALRLRAGGITQPILLLEGFFDAADLPTISAQCLHTAVHNQEQLAALEAVELAEPVTVWMKLDTGMHRLGVRPEEAEAFYQRLTHCKNVRQPVNIVSHFARADEPECGATEHQLDIFNAFCQGKPGQRSIAASGGILLWPQSHFDWARPGIILYGVSPLEHKPWGPDFGFQPVMSLTSSLIAVRDHKAGEPVGYGGTWVSERDTRLGVVAMGYGDGYPRAAPSGTPVLVNGREVPIVGRVAMDMICVDLGPNAQDNAGDPVVLWGEGLPVERIAEMTKVSAYELITRLTSRVAMKYID
- the tyrB gene encoding tyrosine aminotransferase (tyrosine repressible; aromatic-amino-acid aminotransferase. (SW:TYRB_SALTY)), whose protein sequence is MFQKVDAYAGDPILSLMERFKDDSRHDKVNLSIGLYYNEDGIIPQLKTVAEAEARLNAQPHGASLYLPMEGLNTYRHTIAPLLFGADHPVLQQQRVATIQTLGGSGALKVGADFLKRYFPDAGVWVSDPTWENHIAIFAGAGFEVSTYPWYDDATNGIRFNDLLATLNTLPARSIVLLHPCCHNPTGADLTPSQWDAVIEIVKARDLIPFLDIAYQGFGAGMDDDAYVIRAIASAGLPALVSNSFSKIFSLYGERVGGLSVVCEDAEIAARVLGQLKATVRRIYSSPPCFGAQVVATVLGDEALKAGWLAEVDAMRNRIISMRQTLVKELKAEMPDRNFDYLLQQRGMFSYTGLSEEQVDRLRDEFGVYLIASGRMCVAGLNASNVHRVAKAFAAVM
- the yjbQ gene encoding putative cytoplasmic protein (similar to E. coli orf, hypothetical protein (AAC77026.1); Blastp hit to AAC77026.1 (138 aa), 78% identity in aa 1 - 138) → MWYQRTITLSEKPRGFHLITDEITDKLSGLPPVETGLLHLLLLHTSASLTLNENCDPTVRADMERHFLKTVPDNAAYEHDYEGADDMPSHIKSSVLGVSLLLPVRQGRLQLGTWQGIWLGEHRIHGGPRKIIATLQGE
- the aphA gene encoding non-specific acid phosphatase/phosphotransferase, class B (similar to E. coli diadenosine tetraphosphatase (AAC77025.1); Blastp hit to AAC77025.1 (237 aa), 89% identity in aa 1 - 237), with the protein product MKKITLALSAVCLLFTLNHSANALVSSPSTLNPGTNVAKLAEQAPVHWVSVAQIENSLTGRPPMAVGFDIDDTVLFSSPGFWRGKKTYSPDSDDYLKNPAFWEKMNNGWDEFSIPKEVARQLIDMHVRRGDSIYFVTGRSQTKTETVSKTLADNFHIPAANMNPVIFAGDKPEQNTKVQWLQEKNMRIFYGDSDNDITAARDCGIRGIRILRAANSTYKPLPQAGAFGEEVIVNSEY